In the genome of Phragmites australis chromosome 9, lpPhrAust1.1, whole genome shotgun sequence, the window CAGCATTTGGTTCGGGAAGCCACCGAAATTCTGATTTTGGAACTGGTTCGTTCCAGCGAAGAGGTTTTGCATGATATTTGCAGCGAGAGCAGCTCCCTCTACCCCCATGTTCAGATGGGGCGGTGGTGGAAGCCCGCCAGGCCAAACCATGTTTGGCTGCTGTGGCAAGAACTGCTGCGCTGGATTGACGAAGCAACCACCCATCTGATTTGCATGATAAACAGGTGATGGCATGGCAGGATTCATCTGGACAGGTGGCGGCATTGTTGGAGCACTCACAGGAATGTTTTGAGGTCCCAATGGGCGTGCTGCATTTTTAGCAACTGCAGGGGACATATCTGAGCGGTGAAAACGAGGCTGTGACTGGTGACCTGGTGTTTGTGCATCCCGGTTCCTTGGTGGCATGTCCTTTCGAAATCCAGCACCTCTGGGCTGTGATCTCCTCTTATCACCAGAAGGTTTATTAGGTTCATGCTGTCTATCAGTCTGCCTTTTTGCTTGACGTAATGACCTTTTGTACTCAGCCTCCTTCTCATCATCAGAGAATTCAAGTTCATCTTCTAGCACCTCATCATTGTCTCCGGATGCATCGTAGCCTTTTGCATAGAGCTCCTTCATATTCAGGATGTGATCTGCAAACTCTGCTACAAAAGAGACACTGTTTCCTACACTGATCCCAGCAGGCACTTCTTCCTCAGAGTTGTATCGCACAAGGTAGTATGGGTTTTTTACAGGTCCAAACAACTCATCAATGATACCAAGTGGCATCCTGCTTTCCGTTATCCAGAGGATTGAGCCCTCATTCAGAGGATTGTGTTGGACTGACCCTTCAACAATCACTCTCTCACCCATTATCTGGATAGATAGCAGACAGGCAATCAGTCAGTATATCAACTCATACATAATATAGTTTGCATTTCATGAGTCTAGGACCAGATCAAACTTTATCAGACAACAATATCAGACACCACAACTGAAAAGTATGTGCTACTGAAAATGCTAATAGCtgcaaaccaaataaataatcaCCACACTTCAGGCACCTATAAGTTTCAGATTGTGCTATAAGTACATTGCGAAGAAATCTCTCCGCACATACAAGTTctcttaaaaggaaaaaaatgtgtCCACTGAGATTCAGTAGATGTCATCTGAGTCTCTGGGTGGTCAGAACACCTGAGGGATTCAGTATAATTCATCTTAGTCTATGCCTCTCTGAGTGGTCAGGGCACCCAGGGGATTAGAAACAGGTTCGGTTATCAACTGGTGTAATCAACTGCTTCATGTAAGCAGTTAACAAAACAAACCCCACCTCACTCTGCAACCAAAGCAAACCCACCACTCCATGCCCAGACATCTGCATTTTAGAAGGCCAAAGGCAGCCTTGTGCAGGTTTCATTGGTTTTGAAGGAATGAAAAATATTCAGGTGGGCCTAAAACCCCAAAGTTGAGTCCTAAAACAACAGATTCAGTGTTATTCCAAAAAATCACTACTGCTATTAGCACCTAGATATATAAAGTGAATTAGTTAATCTTCAACGTATAGCATCATGACACGGAAAAAGGGAGCTGGCACTCTGAAAGCGCACAGAACAAGAGGAGAGTGCAGCATTTTTGTGCATGACATATGAAAACAAAACTTTAGAGTATAACTCCACAGGACAAATATGAAACACAGAAGAATGCAGCTTTTTTGTTCGTGACAAATGGAATCATAGGCTTATAGGAAAACTCCACAGCATAAGTACAGACTTACAGCTGTGATAGATCCTACTGGAAGAGTCTGATGATGTGGTTCCAACTGTATTTCAATCTTTGGGACTGGAGTAAGGACCTGCAAGGTATATCTATATTAGAAGACTATGTACAACAAAGAAAAAACTTTGGGAAAATTGGAATCGGCAGCTTATATCCTTTTGTACGTTCTTGTAGTAACTGAATGGACTGTTTGTAGCAATTGACTTTAGCATTGGCAAAGCAACACAGAGTAATTCCCGCAGTTTCTACAACTATTATAGCCTTACAGACAGTACATGGTATCCGACAGTACAGGGTTTTGGTAAGAGAAATTAACAATCACAGCCATAAACGTCTAATTTAATACAAAGGATAGGCTACTCTTCCTTAACTAGTTTTTACGCTAACTAGAAACCTAACCGCAACCCATTCGCAAATGATTAGTACGCAACTGCAGCAAGAAAATAGCATATTAAATGAAAATGCATATCATAAGATTAAACAGCTCAATACCTCTGCTTGATGTTTGGACTTGATGGGGCCCTTCGGTTCCTCACCCTCCTCATCGCTCCCAACCATCAATTCGCCCTCCTCAAGGAGGGCCTCCAGGCTATCACCCTCCGCTCCACCAGCGCCACAAAGTTTCTTGGCtcccagctcttcctcctcgtcactGCTTGACGAGGCTTCGCTCGATTCCTCATCCTTCTTGGGCCtctgctcttcctcctcctcgctgcTGGAGGAAGCCTCACTCGACTCGTCCTCCTCGCTACTCTCCGACTCTTCCTCGCTGCTATCCTGCTTCTCCTTGTCGCCTCCGCCTTCCTCTTTCACCGAGGCTGCGATATTCATCTCAACATCAGTAGGTGCAGCACCCACCTCCGTAGCAACCGCTCCCTCCGAAATATCCTCTTTTACAGCCAAATCACCAATCCCCGACGCCAGAAGCTGATCCGGGGCAAGCAGCTCGCACAATCCGCCGCTCGCCATCTCAGCCTTCTCGTCAATTTCTTCGCCGCAAAAATCTCCTGCCTGGCCGAGCGACCCCTCCTCCTTCACACCAAACTCGCAGCTCTTGGGCGCCGCCGAACCATCCGAGACCTTTCCAGCGTCGCCGCAGGTCGTCGTCGGCCTCGGCGCGCGCGGAACCACCGCCTCCTCGGTGGGGCCGAGGCTCTTGGCCCCCAGCTCGCCCTCCATGGCCTGGTCGAAGTCGACGAGCCACTCCTCGACGGGGTCGAATCCGACGCCGGGGTCCGAGtccggcggcgggcgcggcggcgggggcttAGGATGCCTCCCCATGGGTGGGGGAGGCAAGGCTAGGGTTTCGGGGACGGGGAGGGAggtggtgcggcggcggcgccatgcTTTGCTTTATCTCTCGCTTGGGGGGTTTAGGGTTCTAGGGCTTGTGGCGGCGGGCATGGACTATTGAGAGGGGAAGAGGCAGCTGGATTTGATCATTTGAAGCTAGAGccttccttcttctttctttttctttctttctttctttcttttttatccAGGATTTCAAGAGTCTTCTTGCAAGCCTTAATGCAGTTCTACTAATTATTAGGTGAAGTTAACACATATACTGAATAATCATGCAATTTAATTTTGGCTTGAGCACCAAATAAACTTATAAACCttatattttgtttttgaaataaAGATAACTTATTCTATTTAAATGGTGTAGCCCTGTCTAGGGCCCATTTGGGACGCAGCACTGGAAAAACATAAAAACTTGTTAGGATTGCAAGTGCAATATAGAGGAGCGCAAAACACGGGAGATTCGCACTAATTTGAAGAGAGGACATTTTTTATAAAGCGAGGCATTCCATATAAATACATAGGACTTTTGGAAGCACAATCTGTTTGCTTCATATGAGTCTATacggattttttttatagaatgtAAACACTTTAAAACTCCATTTTTCTGTGTTCCAAAGAATGCTCTAATGTCCATTTTTTAATGCAATAtagaaaaaacacaaaaaaagtAGCAAAACAAAGGAAATAGATAGGaacataagcaaaaaaaaaaaaaaaaaaaaagtggggGCAAAACACATGAATAGGTTATGGCCTTGTTTGCCTTCTCTCGTGTTCAATCATAATCAGCAATTTGAACTTATTGTACTGTAGGTTTAATAGCTTTTGGCTCAAATTTTTTAGACTATTGTTGGGAAGATGTGAaccgataaaaaaaatagagtattTGGTTCGAAATGTAGTTTATATGGTAAAATTTGAGTTGCTACGCACTCTCTACGCATGTTGCTACCAAACATTCATTCAAATTGCTACCCAATATCTACTTAAGTTGCCAAATAACATCAAGTGAAGTTGCTACAACTTTTACCTTCAAGTTGCTACCTAACCTTTCACTGAAGTTGCTATCTACCTTAACTGAAATCGCTAACTCGCTACCAACTTTTTATGTAACTTATTAGTAGACATATATATCTCTAAAATATATTGATCTCGCTTTGTAGAGCTCGTTGAATAGAACATATTATTACAAATAGAACTAAAAATGGACACTCAAGGCACGCGTTGCAAGGTGACCTGATCCTAATATCTAACAATATAGATAACTGCTATCTATAAAAAATGTACATTCCACCAATAAATAATACTATATATAATCTCCATAACAGTTTAAATGTAGCgtatctataaaaataatactgaCCCACATTTAATAGCTTGCAAGATCAATAGATTAAATGATTGTACATAGTAGTTAGGAGTCTAAATTTTATATCTCCTCGTTACTCTTCCTTCCATGTAGACAAAAATCTAATGTGAGCAACTCTATAGCTAGCAAATGTGGATAGTGCGATGCCCATCTTTCTCCACTCTGTAATGACAGTCTTTAAAACACGCCGGTTCTCaggggagtgtgacaggtgACCCTAGCAACCCGTACTACAATTGTGACTGTGTCAGTCACTATACGTGGCATTACTCTTTCCCGAAGCCAGGAGCCATGGCGACTGTTCCAAGGCTGCCACTGTCAGCTCAACCTCTTCCCTAAGCCTTCAAGACGGTGCACGTTCCCAAGCATAGCCGAGTGAACCATGTCACTGTCGACGAAGCTCGAGAGGACGACAGCGTGCTAGTTGGTACgctacttgtgaattctcaCCCCACAGTTATTCTTTTTCATTCGGGTGCGTCTCATTCATTTATCAAGGAGGGTTATGTTTTGAGTAACGATATAGTCACCGAGACCCTACCTGCTGCTTTTCACATTGAAGCGCCCGATGCCAAGTTACAAACTAATCGGGTTGTTCCTAAGGCCAAGATACTCATTGAGGGAGTTCTGTTCTCAGCAAATTTGATCCTCCTGGATACTAGAGGAGTAGATGTCATACTAGGAATGAATTAGTTAACTCAATATGGTGCTCGTATTGATTGCGCCAAGAGGGTGGcttctctcaagaatctaagtGGTGTGCGGATTTCTCGCcaccttggagagggtggtctcCAATTGTATGCCTTGAAGGTTGTCACAGCCACGAATCTTCTGAATATTCTTGTGGTCTGTGAGTTTCCAGACGTCTTCCCAGAAGGACTGCCAGGAATATCACCTGATCGAGCAGTGAAATTCTCTATTGAGCTTATACCCGGTATAGCCCTAATTTCGAAGAGGTCTTCTAAAATACCTCTAAATGAATTGgtagagttgaagaagcagcttcaggaGTTACTCTCAAAGAGTTTCAtccgtccgagctcctcaccctggggatacCCGACACTCTTTGTGAGGAAAAATGATCCAACTCTtgggatgtgtgttgattaccatctGTTGAATGAGATCCccgtcaagaacaagtatccaatTCGTtggattgatattctgtttgatcaattgaccggtgctcgagttttttctaaaattgatttgagattgtGCTATCACCAAATCAAGGTCCAAACGGATGATATTCCAAAGACGACTTTCCTACCTGTTACGAGCTTTATGAATTCACTGTCATATCCTTCGGATTGACTAATGCACCGGTGTTCTTCACGTACACTATGAACATAGTCTTTATGGAAGAACTCGACAAATTTATCGTGGTTTTCATCggcgacattcttatatactccaataCTGAAATGGAACATTCTGAGCATCTCTATGTTGTTCTTGGCTGACTTTgggatcaccaactctatgccaagtttagcaagtgtgagttttggctcaaTGAAGTCGCTTTCCTGGGTCATGTTCTATCCAAGAACAGTGTTGTCGTTGATCCGAGCAAAGTGCAAGAAGTCCTCAATTGAGTTCAACCGAAGAATGTCACCAAcgtccggagttttctcggacttgcgaattattaccgccggttcattgagaacttctccaagattgccaagccaatgaatgagctattgaagcaaggaagTGTATTTGAGCggtcaagtgaatgtgagttagcttttcaaaccttgaagaaactgTTCACAACCACTCCCATTCTTGCTCAACCCAAAGTGGACAAAGGTTTTGACATCTGTTGTGATGCTTCCCGCAAAGGCCTcagatgtgtcctcatgcaataAGGCCAGTTTGTTGCTTATACCTCATGCCAGTTGAAGCGttatgaagagaactaccctactcatgacttagagcttatGGCAGTTGTGCATGGTATGAAGATTTGGCGCCACTATCTGTTAGGAAATCTATGTTGTGTCTATACGGACCAAAAAAAAGTCccaaatacatcttcactcaagctgatCTGAACACGAGACAGAAGATGACTCgagttaatcaaagactatgagctagaagttcattatcattcCAGCAAGACGATTGTGGTTGCCAATGCACTGAGTTGAAAAGCTCGATGCAATTATCTTATAGTCAAGCCTGGAaataccacactttgtgatgaattccgAAGGCTTGGACTCGAAATGGTCCTAGAGGGGTTTCTTGC includes:
- the LOC133929172 gene encoding H/ACA ribonucleoprotein complex non-core subunit NAF1-like codes for the protein MGRHPKPPPPRPPPDSDPGVGFDPVEEWLVDFDQAMEGELGAKSLGPTEEAVVPRAPRPTTTCGDAGKVSDGSAAPKSCEFGVKEEGSLGQAGDFCGEEIDEKAEMASGGLCELLAPDQLLASGIGDLAVKEDISEGAVATEVGAAPTDVEMNIAASVKEEGGGDKEKQDSSEEESESSEEDESSEASSSSEEEEEQRPKKDEESSEASSSSDEEEELGAKKLCGAGGAEGDSLEALLEEGELMVGSDEEGEEPKGPIKSKHQAEVLTPVPKIEIQLEPHHQTLPVGSITAIMGERVIVEGSVQHNPLNEGSILWITESRMPLGIIDELFGPVKNPYYLVRYNSEEEVPAGISVGNSVSFVAEFADHILNMKELYAKGYDASGDNDEVLEDELEFSDDEKEAEYKRSLRQAKRQTDRQHEPNKPSGDKRRSQPRGAGFRKDMPPRNRDAQTPGHQSQPRFHRSDMSPAVAKNAARPLGPQNIPVSAPTMPPPVQMNPAMPSPVYHANQMGGCFVNPAQQFLPQQPNMVWPGGLPPPPHLNMGVEGAALAANIMQNLFAGTNQFQNQNFGGFPNQMLMPFPQFMPQTVMPANPLTFGGGPPVNSPFGPPPLLPMGQGNFGQPPHMAGDRQEQGHPPPGFPPNSQGFGNLAQPHGDGEHSPMQLNSGQFNRGSSSFRGRKPQQRGGRHSSGRGIRHSR